The DNA region CTGAAGGCCCGCAAGCCCGAGGCGCACGCCAGGATCGGGCTCGGCAACGAGGCGTTCCAGCTGGAGAAAGCGGCCGAGGGCGACGCGTGAGCGTCCGGGCTGCCCGGCCGTCCCGCTGACTGGCGCCCCGCAGTCGGGCGTTCCGTCCGTGGGCGACTCGGCTCACGTCGCTCCGCTCATGGGCGGCGCCCTTCTGAGAAAGCCGTAAGAAGTGATTACGGAACTCTGACGGACACCCTTGGCCCCTGGCTTCCCGGGGCCAAGGGTGTTCGAATCAATAGGTGAACACGGAACAACCGACCGCTTCGGATCCGGAGGAGAGCGGCACCCCCGTGGGGCGGCGGCTCATGCTCGGCATGCTCGGGCTCGGCGCACTCGGCGTGGCCACCGCGCCCACGCTCCAGCGTGGCCTGGAGTCCTTCCTCGGCGGCGCCGCGGACAAGGACCCGACCGGCCTGACCGGCCTGCTCCCCAACGGCGGCGGCTTCCGCTACTACTCGGTCACCTCGTCCGTCCCGCACAAGAACGAGGACACCTACCGCCTCAAGATCGACGGCCTGGTCGACCACCCCGCCACGTACACACTGGCCGATCTGCGTGCCCTGCCGCAGACCCGGATGGTCCGCGACGTCCAGTGCGTCACGGGGTGGAGAGTGCCCGACACGCCCTTCGAAGGCGTACGGCTGTCCCAGCTGCTGGATGCCGCGGGGGTGCGCTCCTCGGCCGGGGCGGTGCGGTTCACATGCTTCGACGGCGCGTACTCGGAGAGCCTGACCCTGGCCCAGGCCCGCCGTGCCGATGTCCTCGTGGCTCTGCGTATGCAGGACAAGGATCTGAACCATTCGCATGGTGGTCCTGTCCGTCTCTATGTCGCCCCCATGTACTTCTACAAGTCCGCGAAGTGGCTCTCCGGCATCACCCTCACGTCGGACGTCCGTCCCGGCTACTGGGAGGACCGGGGGTACGACGTCGACGCGTGGGTCGGCCGATCGAACGGGCGGGACGATGACGCGACCTGAGACCGAGACCCCGGGGGCGCCTGACCTGACGGCGAACGCCGGGGAGCGCTTTGCGAGTTCGGTGCGGGTGCGGCGGTTCTCGCCCGCCGAACGGTGGGTGCACCGGGTGACGGCGGTGTTGATGGGGGTGTGCGTGGCGACCGCGGCCTGTCTCTATCTGCCGCAGCTCGCCGAACTCGTCGGGCGGCGTGAGCTGGTCGTGCGGGTGCACGAGTGGTCGGGGCTGTTGTTGCCGGTGCCTGTCCTGGCCGGGCTCGTCTCACGGGCCTTCCGGAAGGACCTGCGGCTGCTCAATCGGTTCGGGGCGCACGATCGGGTCTGGCTGCGGTCGGCGTGGCGGCGGGATGCCCGGCCTCAGTCCCGGCCTGCCGGGAAGTTCAACGCCGGGCAGAAGGTGTACGCGGCGTGGATCGCCGGGGCCGTTCTGGTCATGCTCGGGACGGGGTTGCTGATGTGGTTCACGCATCTCGCCCCGCTGGTCTGGCGCACGAGCGCGACCTTCGTGCATGACTGGCTCGCTCTGACCGTTGGCATTGTTCTTGCGGGGCACATCGGGATGGCCATGGCCCGCCCGGAGGCCCGGCGAGGGCTCCGGACGGGGTCGGTCAGCCGGGAATGGGCGGAGGAGGAGCATCCGCTCTGGCGACCGTAGCGGTGGCCTCCGGCGGTTGGACGGGGGACGGTGCTTGGTGGGTGGGTGTGGGGCCGATGTGGCTGGTCGCGCAGGTTCCCCGCGCCCTTATCGGGGCGCTGTTCTCCCGCGGCTCAAAGGGGCGTCGGCGCCTCGAAGTCCAGGAGTACCTTGCAGGACTCCGCTCGGTCTGCCGCCAGGGTGAAGGCCGATTCCGCCTCGCTGAGCGGGACCACCGCGCTGACCAGGTGGTCGAAGCGGGGCTCTCGTGCCAGGAGCGCGAGTGCGTCGTCGAACTCCGCGTCGAAGCGGAAGGCTCCCCGGAGTTCGATCTCGCGGCTGACGACGAGGTTGCCCGCGAAGGGGGACTGGCCAGGGGGCAGCATGCCGAGTTGGACCACGACCCCGCCGCGGCGTACGAGGCGGAGGCAGGTGTCGAGGCCGGCGGCGACGCCCGAGGCCTCGATGGCCGTGTCCACCTCGGAGGGCCAGGCGGGAGCGGACGGGTCGTCCGCCCGCAGGGCCTCGTCCGCGCCCGCCGCCACCGCGTACTCCAGGGCGCGCGGGAGGAGATCCGTGACGGTGACCCGAGCGGCACCCGCCGCCTTCGCCGCCGCGACGACCAGGCAGCCGATGGGTCCGGCGCCGGTGACGAGGACGTGCTTGCCGGTCACGTCGCCGGCCCGTCGTACCGCGTGGAGTGCGACGGACAGGGGCTCGGCCAATGCTGCCCGGCGGAGGGGGAGTCCGGCGGGAATCGTCCGCAACTGCTCGGCGGGGACGACGACTTGGGCCGCGAAACCGCCCTGGACGTGGGGCGTGCGGGCCGCGCTGCCGAGGTAGCGGGTGTCGCGGCACACGTTCCGGCGGCCGTCGGAACACTCGGGGCACTCCCCGCAGGGTGTCGCGGGGTGCACGGCAACAGGCGTACCGGGAGCGGGGACTGACGTGCCGTCACCGTGGAGAAGCACCGTCCCGACCACCTCGTGGCCGAGGACCATCGGCTCGCGGAGGCGGAAGTCGCCGACGCCGCCGTGCCGCCAGTAGTGGAGGTCGGATCCGCACACTCCGCCGAACCGCACGGCGACGAGGACCTCGCCGGGGCCGGGGGAGGGGACCGGGAGTTCGTCCACGCGCAGGTCGTCCTGGCCGTGGATCACGCAACCGAGCATCAGCACACACCCTTTCGGGGAACTCAGACTTTCGGAGAACCTAGAGAACGCTGGTCATGCCGCCGTCGACGTACAGGATCTGTCCGCTGACGAAGTCCGCTGCGGGGGAGGCGAGGAACAGGACTCCGCCGACCAGGTCCTCCGTACGGCCCCAGCGGCCGGCCGGGGTCCGTCGGCGGACCCAGGCGCTGAACTCCGGGTCGTCGACGAGGGGTTGGGTCAGCTCGGTCTCGATGTAACCGGGGCCCAGGCCATTCACCTGGACGCCGTGCGGCCCCCAGTCGGCGCACATGCCCTTGGTAAGCATCTTCAGCGCGCCCTTGGTGGCGGCGTACGGCGCGATCCCGGGCCGTACGACCTCGCTCTGCAGGGAGCAGATGTTGACGATCTTGCCGTGTCCGCGCGCTGTCATGCCACGGGCGGCCTCGCGGCCCACGAGGAAGGCGCTGGTGAGGTTGGTGTCGAGGATGCGGTGCCAGTCGGCGTCGGCGAACTCCAGGAGGGGTGCTCGCAGTTGCATCCCGGCGTTGTTGACGAGGATGTCCAGCGGGCCCACCCTCTCCTCGACGTCCGCTATTCCGGCGGCCACCGACGGGCCGTCGGTCACGTTGAAGGCGGCCGTGTGGATCTCACCGGGGAGTTCCGCGGCGGCCTTGGTGAGCCGGTCGGTGTCGCGGCCGTTCAGGACCACCGTGCAGCCCGCCTCGGCGAGGCCCCGGGCCAGCGCGAGGCCGATGCCCCGGCTGGACCCGGTGACCAGTGCCGTACGGCCGCTGATGTCGAAGAGAGGGTGAGTCATCGCCGTACTACTCCCGGGTTGCGAGCTAGATCACTAGGGACAGCAGGAGGACCAGGCCGCCGGCGACCACCGAGATGATGGTCTCCATGACCGACCAGGTCTTGATGGTCTGGCCGACGCTGAGGCCGAAGTACTCCTTGACCAGCCAGAACCCGGCGTCGTTCACGTGGGAGAAGAACAGCGAACCGGCGCCGATGGCGAGTACCAGGAGCGAGGCGTGCGTGGTCGACATGTCGGCCGCGAGCGGGGCCACGAGACCGGCCGCCGAGATGGTGGCGACGGTCGCGGAACCGGTCGCGAGCCGGATCGCCACCGCGATCAGCCAGGCGAGCAGCAGCGCGGGTATCGACCAGTCCTTGGATATGTCCAGGATCATCTGGCCCACACCGGAGTCGATCAGCGTCTGCTTGAAGCCGCCGCCCGCGCCGACGATCAGCAGGATGCCCGCGATCGGGCCGAGGGACTTCTCGACGGTCGAGGAGATCCGGTCCTTGGTGAACCCGGCCGCCCGGCCGAGGGTGAAGATGGCGACGAGCACGGCCGCGAGCAGGGCGATCAGCGGAGAGCCGATCACGTCGAAGACGCGCTGCACCATGTTCTCGGGGTCGTCGATGACGATGTCGACCAGCGCCTTGGCCAGCATCAGCACGACCGGCAGCATCACGGTGGCGATGGTGACGCCGAAGCCGGGGCGCTTCTCCAGGTCCTCGGAGGCGCGCTGAGGGATCATCTTCTCCGGAGCCGGGACGTCCACCCAGCGGGCCGCGTACTTGGAGAAGACCGGGCCCGCGATGATCACGGTCGGGATGGCGACCAGGATGCCGAGGGCGAGGGTGACGCCGAGGTTCGCCT from Streptomyces sp. NBC_00258 includes:
- a CDS encoding L-idonate 5-dehydrogenase, with amino-acid sequence MLGCVIHGQDDLRVDELPVPSPGPGEVLVAVRFGGVCGSDLHYWRHGGVGDFRLREPMVLGHEVVGTVLLHGDGTSVPAPGTPVAVHPATPCGECPECSDGRRNVCRDTRYLGSAARTPHVQGGFAAQVVVPAEQLRTIPAGLPLRRAALAEPLSVALHAVRRAGDVTGKHVLVTGAGPIGCLVVAAAKAAGAARVTVTDLLPRALEYAVAAGADEALRADDPSAPAWPSEVDTAIEASGVAAGLDTCLRLVRRGGVVVQLGMLPPGQSPFAGNLVVSREIELRGAFRFDAEFDDALALLAREPRFDHLVSAVVPLSEAESAFTLAADRAESCKVLLDFEAPTPL
- a CDS encoding molybdopterin-dependent oxidoreductase; translated protein: MNTEQPTASDPEESGTPVGRRLMLGMLGLGALGVATAPTLQRGLESFLGGAADKDPTGLTGLLPNGGGFRYYSVTSSVPHKNEDTYRLKIDGLVDHPATYTLADLRALPQTRMVRDVQCVTGWRVPDTPFEGVRLSQLLDAAGVRSSAGAVRFTCFDGAYSESLTLAQARRADVLVALRMQDKDLNHSHGGPVRLYVAPMYFYKSAKWLSGITLTSDVRPGYWEDRGYDVDAWVGRSNGRDDDAT
- a CDS encoding GntT/GntP/DsdX family permease yields the protein MTRLSVEMLAADPVEPITSAGHAQLGIAVLAGIAVIVLLITKFKLHAFLALTIGSLALGAFAGAPLDKAITSFSAGLGSTVAGVGVLIALGAILGKLLADSGGADQIVDTILAKASGRSMPWAMVLIASVIGLPLFFEVGIVLLIPVVLMVAKRGNYSLMRIGIPALAGLSVMHGLIPPHPGPLVAIDAVKANLGVTLALGILVAIPTVIIAGPVFSKYAARWVDVPAPEKMIPQRASEDLEKRPGFGVTIATVMLPVVLMLAKALVDIVIDDPENMVQRVFDVIGSPLIALLAAVLVAIFTLGRAAGFTKDRISSTVEKSLGPIAGILLIVGAGGGFKQTLIDSGVGQMILDISKDWSIPALLLAWLIAVAIRLATGSATVATISAAGLVAPLAADMSTTHASLLVLAIGAGSLFFSHVNDAGFWLVKEYFGLSVGQTIKTWSVMETIISVVAGGLVLLLSLVI
- a CDS encoding cytochrome b/b6 domain-containing protein, whose protein sequence is MTRPETETPGAPDLTANAGERFASSVRVRRFSPAERWVHRVTAVLMGVCVATAACLYLPQLAELVGRRELVVRVHEWSGLLLPVPVLAGLVSRAFRKDLRLLNRFGAHDRVWLRSAWRRDARPQSRPAGKFNAGQKVYAAWIAGAVLVMLGTGLLMWFTHLAPLVWRTSATFVHDWLALTVGIVLAGHIGMAMARPEARRGLRTGSVSREWAEEEHPLWRP
- a CDS encoding SDR family oxidoreductase; its protein translation is MTHPLFDISGRTALVTGSSRGIGLALARGLAEAGCTVVLNGRDTDRLTKAAAELPGEIHTAAFNVTDGPSVAAGIADVEERVGPLDILVNNAGMQLRAPLLEFADADWHRILDTNLTSAFLVGREAARGMTARGHGKIVNICSLQSEVVRPGIAPYAATKGALKMLTKGMCADWGPHGVQVNGLGPGYIETELTQPLVDDPEFSAWVRRRTPAGRWGRTEDLVGGVLFLASPAADFVSGQILYVDGGMTSVL